DNA from Streptomyces sp. NBC_01260:
TGCCGTTTCGGAGATCAATCCGCTGCGCACCGAAGCCGTGATGACGTCCGCATCCGCGGGCATCGACGACCTGACACACACCGGAGGCAAGACCACCACGACGGTGGCCATGGACTTCGGACGCATCACCCTGGACCAGGACCTGATCCTGTACCTCTTCGGTACCCCCGGACAGGACCGCTTCTGGTTCATGTGGGACGACCTCGTACGCGGCGCCATCGGCGCCGTCGTCCTGGTCGACACCCGCCGCCTCGCCGACTGCTTCCCCGCCGTCGACTACTTCGAGAACAGCGGACTCCCCTTCGTCATCGCCCTCAACGGCTTCGACGGACACCAGCCCTACACCCCCGACGAGGTGCGCGAAGCGCTCCAGATCGGACCGGACACGCCGATCATCACGACCGACGCCCGGCACCGCGGTGACGCCAAGAGCGGTCTGATCACGCTGGTGGAGCACGCGTTGATGGCGCGGCTCAAGTAGGCACAAGTCCGTATTGCCGTACGGCAGTTAAAGTAGTCACACGGGGGTGGACTGTGTCCTTTGACACGATCCACCCCCGCGTTCATAACGTTTCGAAAGAGAATTACCTCACGGCCAATACCCGATGCGCACGAGCGGTACCGCTGTGCTCACATGAGCCCCGTCTTTTGGCGGGGCTCGTTCTTTATGCCCGTTTTATCTGAGGCCTGTACCACTCGGAATGGCTTATTCCGAGTGTTTGGAACGCGACCGTTCCCCGTGCTGCAATTCGACGAACTCCCGAGTAGTACGGCCCTGAACAAACACGGCACAGCGTAGGTGCCGACGCCGAGAGGTTGTTGGTCGAGTGAGGCGTAACAACGAGGGCTCCACGGCGCAGCCGGAGCGGGGCAACTTCACCCCGCCGCGCGCCGCGGCGTCGTCCGCCGTGTCCGAAGGGACGCCGGCCGGTGGCAGCACCAGCCGGCTGTCCCCGCGCAACTGGCGGGTGCCCACCCGACTGAACGCAATCCTCCTGATCCCCGTACTGGTCGGCCTGGTCATGGGCGGCTTCCAGGTGAAGGGGTCGATCGACACCTGGCAGGAGGCCCAGGACGCCGAGAAGACCGCACTGATCGTGCGCGCGGCCTCCGAGTACGGGCAGGCGCTGCTGAACGAGCGCGACATCTCCGCCCAGCCCCTGCTGTCCAACAAACGCGACGCGGCGGTCATCACCCAGGTACGGGACACCACCGACTCGGCCGCGGACAAGTTCGACACGGCTGTGAAGGGCATGCCCGCGAAGCAGGGCCTGGAGCGCCGCCTCAAGCTGTTCAGACTGGAGGAGCCCAAGCTCCCCGATCTGCGCAAGGCCGCCTACGCCGAGGCCCTGGACCCGGTGAAGACCGAAGAGGGCTACGTCCAGGTCCAGCACTCCCTCATGGAGTTCTGCAACGAGCTCGGTCTCGGCACCGGCAACATCACCAGTTACGGCCGTACCGTCTACGCAATCGAGCTGGCCAAGGCTGCAGAATCGCTTCAGCGCTCCATCGGCATGCACCTGCTGGTGCGGCCCAGCCAGGAGAGCGCCAAGTTCAACGACCAGGTCAAGGCCTTCGGCTCGTACAACTACCTGGAGCAGATCGCCCTCGGCGAATTCGTCTCCGGCGGTACGGAGGCGGACGCGGCCCGGCTGAAGAAGGTCATGGCGGCCAAGGCCACCGAGGGCGCGGCCAAGGTCAAGACCGCCAAGGAGCAGGCCGACGCGGCGGGTGTGCCGTTCGTGACGCCGCCC
Protein-coding regions in this window:
- a CDS encoding GTP-binding protein, which translates into the protein MDFASSSGGAARATTSAKIVVAGGFGVGKTTFVGAVSEINPLRTEAVMTSASAGIDDLTHTGGKTTTTVAMDFGRITLDQDLILYLFGTPGQDRFWFMWDDLVRGAIGAVVLVDTRRLADCFPAVDYFENSGLPFVIALNGFDGHQPYTPDEVREALQIGPDTPIITTDARHRGDAKSGLITLVEHALMARLK